Within Kaistia algarum, the genomic segment GCGCCGACGGTCTTCCTGGCCTCCAATCTGAGCCGCATCGAGATGATGTCGGACGAAGACATCGCCAAGCATGGCGGCGAGGCGGGCGAGGCCTGGTTCTCGGAGAACGCCAACGGCACGGGTCCCTACGAGTTCGTCGCCTGGACGCGCGGCACGCAAATCGAGCTGAAGCGCAACGACAAGTGGTGGGGCAAGTTCCCCGAGAAGCCGTTCGACCGGGTTCTCGACCGCTTCGTGACCGACGGCGCCAACCGCGCGCGCGGCCTCGAGGGCGGCGAATTCGATCTCGCCAATTTCGTCCCGCTCGACGAGGCACTGCGCATCGGTTCGACCAGCGGCTTCCATCTCGTGGAAGGCAATAATCTGTGGGCCTGGCCGGCGATCTATCTCAACATGGATCTGCCCCCGACCAACAATAAGGACTTCCGCAACGCGCTGGTGAAGGCGTTCGACTACAACGCCATGGTCCAGTCCTTCCAGGGCAAGGCCGTGGTCGGCCGCGGGCCGATCCCGGCCTGGTTCCCCGGCAGCCCGGAGAAGGACCAGCCCGAGATCAAGACCGATCTCGATGCGGCCAAGGCCGCCCTTGCCGCCTCGGGCATCACCAACGCGGCGATGAAGTGCTCGGTGCCGGCCGGCTTCCCGGAATTCCGCTTCGCCGCCACGATCCTGCAGGCTTCGGCCGCCCAGATCGGCGTCACGGTGGAGATCGAGGAACTGCCCTTCGTCGAGGCGATCACCGCGATCAAGACAGACAAGAGCAACTGCTTCGTGCTGGGCAACGCCAATCTGAGCCCCCAGGACGCCACCAAGTTCTTCTCGGCCCACTATCTGAAGGGCGGGTTCTACAATTCCGGCAAGCTCAACGATGCGGCGCTTGCGGAGATCGTCGCCAAGCTGCCGACGCTGTCGGACCCGGCGGAACGTGCCGCACTGCTGAAGCAGGCTTCCGACATCGTGGTGGACTCACACTACATCATCTGGCCCGCGCGTCCGATCACGGTCGTCCCCGAGCCGGATCGCATCGGCGGCTATCGCATCGACCCGGCGGAATACATCAATGCCCGCTTCTGGGAGCTCTACAGCAAGTAAGCCGGCGTAAAATCGGACTGGAGCGACGCGTGTGGTCAATTTCCTGCTGAAGCGATTTGCGTGGGGCATCCTGGTGCTCCTGCTGGTTGCGGTGATCACCTTCTTCCTGAGTCGCGTCGTTCCAGCCGATCCAGCCGCCTTCCTCGCCGGACAGAATGCGTCCGAAGCGACCGTCCAGAAGATCCGGGCCGAATACGGCCTGGATCGCCCGCTGACGGAACAGTTCGCCTCCTACATGGTCGGCCTCGCGCAGGGCGACCTCGGCGAATCCATCCGCACACGCCGCAGCGTCTCGACCGATCTCGCGCAATATCTGCCCGCGACGCTCGAACTCCTGCTGGTCAGCTTCACCATCTATCTGATCGCCTCCTTCTCGCTCGCCGTGATGGCGGCCCGCCGTCCCGGCGGCTTCGTCGACGGCGCCATCCGATTGCTCACCATGGTCGGAACGGGGATACCCGTCTTCTGGCTCGGCATGGCCTTGCAGTTCCTGTTCTTCTACAAGCTGCACTGGCTGCCGATTGGTGCGCGCTTTCCGATCCGCGAGACCGCGCCGCCCGTCGTCACCGGCTTCCTGATCATCGATTCCATGCTGGCGGGCAGCCCTTCCGCCCTCTTCGGCACGCTCAAGCACCTGACGCTGCCGGCACTGACCATCGTCATCAACCTGCTCGCCGTCGGTACGCGCCTGTCCCGCGCCGCGCTCATCCAGGAGCAGAGCCGGCTCTATGTCCGCACCGCCCGGGGCAAGGGCCTCGGCCCGCGGACGATCCTCTACAAGCACGTGCTGCGCAACGCCCTGAGCCCGATCCTGACCGCCACCACCATGCAGTTCGGCTACATGATCAGCTGGGTCATCCTGGTCGAGGTCATCTTCGACTGGCCCGGCATCGGCCTCTACGCCTACCAGTCCTTCCAGGTCTTCGACTATTCACCCGTGATCGCGCTCGCCATCGTCTCGACCGCCGGCTTCGTCCTGATCAACCTCCTGATGGACATCCTCTACCCGATCATCGACCCGCGCGTTCAGAGTGTCGGCTCATGAGCGGTGCCGTGCAGACGGCGCGCCAGCGCCTTGAACTGCCGCGGGGCGTGCTGACGCCGATGGCCCTGCTGGTCATTCTGGTACTGGTAGCCTTCACGCTGGTGCCAGGCCTGATCGCGCCGCACGATCCCGTCGCGCTTGCCATGGTCGACCGCCTGAAGCCGCCGAGCTTCGCGCATCTCTTCGGCACCGATGAGGGCGGCCGCGACATCTTCTCGCGCGTCGTCTACGGCACGCGCTATTCGCTCGGCGTCGCCATCGCGATCGTCTTCGCCTCGGCGCTGTTCGGCGTCGTCTACGGCGCCGTCTCCGGCATGGCGCGCGGGTCGATCGACAATGTCATGATGCGCATCGTCGACCTGTTCTTCGGCTTTCCCGCCCTGGTGCTGGCGCTCGCCGTTGCCGCCTCGATCGGCCGTGGGCTCGGCAGCGTGGCGCTCTCGCTCACCATCATCTGGTGGCCGGGCTATGCGCGGCTGGTGCGCGGCGAGGTGCTGCGGCTGCGCGAGCGCCCGCATGTCGAGGCCGCGCGAGCGCTCGGCGTCTCGAACCTCACCATTTTGCGCCGTCACATCCTGCCCTTCGTGGCGCAGGAGGTGAATGTGCGCGTCACCACCGATATCGGCTACGCGCTCGTCGCGGTCACCGCCCTCTCGTTCCTCGGCCTCGGCGCCAATTCGCCGACGCCCGAATGGGGCCTGCTGATCCGCGACTCCCGCCCCTATTTCGGCTCGGCCTGGTGGTATCTGGTGTTTCCGGGAACGATGATCATGCTCACCGCCACCGCCTTCTCCCTGATCGGCGATGCATTGGCCGCGAGGCGCGGCGGATGATCCTCTCGGTTCAGGACCTTTCGATCGGCTTTCGCCGACCCGGCGGCGATCTTCCCGCCGTGGACAAGATCTCCTTCGACGTGCGCGAAGGCGAGACCTTCGTCATCATCGGCGAATCCGGCTCGGGCAAATCGCTCACCGGCATGTCGATCGCCGGCCTGCAGCCGGCCGCCTCGGTCACATCCGGCTCGATCCGCTTCAAGGAGCGCGAGCTTCTCAACCGCCCGGACGCGGAGCTGCGGCGCATGCGCGGCCGCGAGATCGGCCTGATCTACCAGGACCCGCTCGGCTCGCTCAATCCGGTCTGGCCGGTCGGCGACCAGATCGCCGAAGCGCTCCGCGCCCATGGCCTCGCGAGCGGCGCGGCAGCGGCACGGCGCGCCGTCGAGATGCTGGATCGCGTCCGCATCCCCGATCCCGCCCGGGTTGCCACCGCCTATCCGCATGAGATCAGCGGCGGCATGCGCCAGCGCGCCATGATCGCGATGGCGCTGATCGCCGGTCCGAGCCTCCTGATCGCGGACGAGCCCACCACGGCGCTCGACGTCACCATCAAGGCCCAGATGCTGGAGCTGCTGGCCGAACTGCAGCGCGAAATGGCGCTCACCATCATCCTGATCACGCACGACATGGGCGTGGTGGCCGAGGTCGCCGACCGGATCCTGGTGATGTATGCCGGGCGCGTCGCGGAGATCGGCGATGCCGACGCGATCATGCGCAGGCCGTCACATCCCTATACCGCCGCGCTGATGACCAGCGCCATGATCTCGGAAGCGCAGCCGAAGCAGCAGCTGAACGCGATCGTCGGCGTCGCGCCCGGTCTCGGCAGTTTTCCGAGCGGCTGCCACTTCCATCCGCGCTGCCCCTTGGCTGAGGACGATTGCCGCAGCTTCGTGCCGCCGCTGCGCCGCCTCGGCGACGTCGCGCTCGCCTGCCACCATCCGGTTGGCTCGGACGCGGCCAAGCTGGTGGAGGCCTGACATGGAACCGCTTCTGTCGCTCGACGGCATCGTCAAGACCTTCACCCAGAAGCGCGGCGGCAAGCGCGACGTCCAGGCCGTGGCCGGCGTGTCGCTGACGGTCGGCCGCGGCGAGACCGTCGGCCTCGTCGGCGAAAGCGGCTGCGGAAAGTCGACGCTGGCCCGCCTCGCGCTGAAGCTGATCGAGCCGAGCGCCGGACGCATCCTTTTCGCCGGCGAGGACATCACGGCTAAGCACGGCCGCGCCATGCTGCCGGTGCGCCGCCGCATGCAGGCCGTCTTCCAGGATCCGCTCGCCTCGCTCAACAGCCGCATGACGATCGCGGAAATCCTGCGCGAGCCGTTCGACACGCACGGCATCAAGCTCGGCGCCGGACTGCAGCCGCGCATCCGCGAACTGCTGTCCTTCGTCGGCATGGAGAACACCGACACCGCCAAGCTGCCGCCGCAGTTCTCCGGCGGCCAGCTGCAGCGCATCGCCATCGCGCGCGCTTTGGCGCTCGAACCCGATATCATAGTCGCGGACGAGCCGACCTCCGCCCTCGACCCGTCGATCCAGGCCCAGATCGTCAATCTGCTGCTCTTCATCCAGCGCCAGCGGCAGATCTCCTATCTAATCATCTCGCACGATCTCGATGTGATCGGCCATGTCGCCGACCGCATCGCGGTTATGTATCTCGGCACCATCATCGAGCAGGGACCGGCCGCCGCCATCATGGCGAGCCCGTGGCATCCCTATACGCAGGCGCTGCTTTCGGCCGCGCCGACGCTCGCGGCCCGGCGCAATCCGGAATGGAAGCGCATCGTGCTGACCGGCGATCCGCCCAATCCGGCCAATGTGCCGACGGGGTGCCGCTTTCATCCGCGCTGCCACCTGGCGCGCGACATCTGCCGTCAGGTCGAGCCGCCGCTTCGGCCATCCGAAGACGGCGGACGCCTGATCGCGTGCCATGTTGCGCCCGAGGAAACGGCCGCCAAAGGCCAATGGATCGGCCAGGCCCGGCTCGGCGTGCCGGCCACCGCGACAGCTTGAACGCAAGGAGAGGTCCGATGCACCGGACGCCCGAGATTCACGTCACCGGCCTCGGCTTTCCCGAGGGACCCGTCGCGCTGCCGGACGGCTCGATCGCCTTTGTCGATCTGCTGCACGCCAAGGTCCGTGCCTTCGGCGAAAGCGGCGTGCGCGAGATCGCCACGCTTCCCGGCGCGCCGAACGGCATGCGGCGCGGCGCCGATGGCTATCTCTATGTCGCCAATAATGGCGGCATCGCGCCAAAGAGCCTCGAAGAGCTCAACTTCGCGGAACCGCAGATCGGCGGCCGCATCCAGCGCATCGCGCCGGACGGAAGCTGGAGCGATTTCGCCACCGTCCTGCCGGGCGGCAAGCCCTCGCGCCCCAACGACCTCGTCTTCTCGCCTGAGGGCGAACTCGTCTTCACCGATCCGCAGAACTGGGAAGTGCTGGGGTCCGACACCTCCGCCTATCTCGGCGGACAATTGCTCGCCGCCGCGGCGGACGGCATGGTCCGCCCTCTCGCGACGATGACCGGCTTCCCCAACGGCCTCGTCTTCCATCCCGATGGCTCGCTGCTCGTCGGCATCACCATGGAGCACCGCCTCGTGCGCTTTCCCTGGCTGGGCGATCATGTCGGCCCGATGGAGGAATGGTGCCGGCTCGACGACCGCTTCAATCCCGACGGCATGGTCTTCCACGAGGACCGGCTCTACCTGACCGGCAGCGGCGGCGACCGCGTCGCGATCCTCGATACGACCGGCAGGCTCATCGAAATGATCGACACCGGCCCCGGCAGCGACCCGACCAATTGCTGCGTCCATGATGGCCGCTTGTGGCTGACGCTCGGCATTCCCGGCCAGCTCGTATCCTACCCACTCTGAGAGACCGCCATGTCGCAGAAGAAGAACGACTTCGTCGCGCCCGAACTCGGGCCTCTCAACCTCGCGCCGCGCCGCGCGCAGCCCATGCATGCCGATGATCATTGGCACAGCAAGCCCTGGTATGAGGCGCCGCGCGGCGATCCGGCCTGGCCCGAGGTCTATACCTATACCAACGCGATCTCCTACGATCCCGGCGACGAGGTCGTGTTCCATTCGAGCGCCACGGCGCCGGCCTGGACGCTCGAGATCTATCGCGACGGCGCCGAGCCGCAGACCGTGCACAAGGCGGACGCGATCGAAGGCCGGCACACGCCGACGCCCGACGACGCCTATCGCAATGGCTGTAACTGGCCGGTGAGCCATCGCTGGCGCCTGCCGGACGACCTCCGGTCCGGCTTCTATCGCGTGGTCTCGACCTGCGCGCGGCCCGACGGCGGCAAGTTCGTCCAGCACCATTTCTTCGTGGTGCGCCCGACGGCGCGCACCCGCCGGGCCCGGATCCTCATGGTCCTGCCGACGGCGACATGGACCGCCTATAATGATTTCGGCGGCGCCAACCATTATTTCGGCATCGTCGGACCGGAGCGCGACCTTCCCTCGCCAGTGCTGAGCCTGGAACGCCCCTGGACACGCGGCATCGTCTGGCTGCCCGCCGGCGCGCCGCGCATCTGCGCCGATCCGCTGCCCGAAATGGGCGATGCGCCGCGCTATCCGATGAAGGAATGGGCCTTCGCCAACGGCTTCGGCCAATATTATGCGGCGGCCGGCTGGGCGCAGTATGACCGGCATTTCGTCGTCTGGGCGGAGAACGAGGGCTACGCCCTCGACATGATCACCCAGACCGACCTGCACTACCGGCCGGAACTGCTGGACGATTATCCCTGCGTCACCATCGTCGGCCATGACGAATACTGGACGCATGAAATGCGTCTCGCCATCGAAGGCTATGTCGAGCGCGGCGGCCGCCTCGCGCGCTTCGGCGCCAATTTCCTCTGGCAGATCCGCCTCGAGGACGAGGGCCGGACGCAGCATTGCTACAAGTTCAAGGCCAGCGTCGACGACCCGGTCGCGGGCACGGACAAGGCCCATCTGCTGACGGGCGCCTGGGAAGACCGGCACGTCGGCTGGCCGGGCGCATCCACCGTCGGGGTCAACGGCCTGCACGGCGTCTATGCGTCATGGGGCGGCTTCGCGCCGCGTGGTCAGCGGGGCTTCACGGTCTATCGGCCCGAGCACTGGGTCTTCGAAGGCACCGGCCTGCACTATGCCGACATCTTCGGCGACAAGGCGCATATCTTCGCCTATGAGGTCGACGGCCTCGACTATACCTTCCGCCACGGCCTCCCCTATCCGGTTCCGGTCGACGGACAGCCGGAGAGCATCTCCATCCTGGCGATGGCGCCGGCGGTCCTCGCCGAGGACGAGCCGCAGGGCGAGGGCTTCCGCTATTATGTCAGGGGCAGCGACCATGCCGGCCTGGTCGAAGGCGTCACCGGCGACGTCACCGCCGCGGCGCTGACCCAATATCGCTACGGCTCCGGCATGATGGTGCACATGACCCGCGGCGCGGGCGAAGTCGTGACGGCGGCGACCTGCGAATGGGTGATGGGCCTGAAGCGCGGCGACCCCTTCACGCAGCAGATCACCCGCAATGTGCTGGATCGGTTCACTGCCGGATGATGGGAGCCGGCACGCGATAAGAGGGCACTGCCTCGCGCGGCGCAGTCGGGGTGAACCGAGCACCGCCGAACGAGGATGATGGTCGTGGCAGCAGGAAGGCTCGCGGGCTCTTTCAGAGCACCGCCCGTATGAGGCCGAGGTTCAACGCCTCCTGCGCCTCGATGTACCAATTGTAGGGGGCACGCTCGAGCACCTCTTCCATGGTGACGCTGGACCCTCTGACGAGGTTCTCGAAACCCTCGTTCTGGATGGCGATCGACGCTTCGATCTCGTTCAGCGTCGCGCGGACGTTCGCCCCGCAGGTCGTCAGCGGCCCGTCGATCTCCAGCGTCTTCTTGAGCTTGCGCTCATGCACCATCAGCCGCGTTCCGCGCGTCAGATATCTATTCTCCCGCACGAAGAACGACATGAACGTGGTGCCGGCGGAATAGATCGCCGCCTTGCCGAGAAAGACGAAGTGGCGCGCTGGATCGAGATCGCTGTGATAGCGGACGTCCTCGCCCATCATGCGGGCCACTTCCGGATCGCCACCCAGCGTCGACAATTCGAACACGACGACACCCTTATCCGGCGCCGCGGCGAGTTGGCGGCGAAACTCCTTGTACATTTCATAGTCGACCGTGCCGGAAAGCAGCACGGCCGGATGCTGGAAGTCGCTCGCGTTCATCGTTTCGCTCATGTCTCGCGACATCCTTTTCAATCCAATCGGCAGACGTCGTCCAACCGCAATATCGCAGGCGGAGAGGCACGTCCTGCCTCCCCAATGGTGGGTCCACTAACCCTCGAGGAAATGCCCGAGCGGGTTCAACGGCTTGATCCCGTCGCAAACGATCTTGGTGATCGCCAGCATCGGCACCGCCAGCACCGCGCCCGGCACGCCCCACATCCAGAACCAGAAGATCAGCGAAATGATCACGAGCACGGGATTGAGCGTAAACCGCCGGGCGAGCAGGATCGGCGTTACGGCCTCGCCTTCGACGATGTGGATCAGGAAGTAGAGACCGGCCGGCAGCAGCGCCTGCCAGAGCACATCGATCGTGAGCAAGCCGGCCAGCAGGAAGATACCGATGCCGGCGAATGGCCCCATGATCGGCACATAGTTCAGCAGAAACGCGACGCCGCCCCAAAGCACCGGATCGCCAAGCCCGCAGGCCCACATGGCGACGCCGGTCGCAATTCCGACGGCGGCATTCATCAGCGTGATGGTGACCAGATAGGCCGAGACATTCTCCTCGACTTGCTGGGAGAGCTCCACAACCCGCCGCTTGTCCTTGAAGCTGGGAACGATTTCCACCATCCGGCGCAGGAACGTGTCCCCCGACATGAGGAGGAAGAACAGAATCAACAACATCTCGAAGAAGCCGGTCGCGAAATGCTGCGTGCCCTTGAGCAGAACCTCCGAGGTCGTCGGCCCAACGGCCGCGTTCGAGGTGTCGCCGTCGAACTGATGGAGAAAGGTCTGCAGCGTCTGGATCGGCCTGCTCAGAAACCGGAGTCGCTCTTCCAGCTTGTCGATGCCCTCGGGTAATTTGGCGGCCCACGACGCGGCCGGGCCGGAGATCGCGGCACCGACCGCGACGATAACGGCGAAGATCGCGGCGATCAGGAGGAGCGCCGAGAGGCTGCGCGGAACACCAAGCCTGTCTAGCGCCCGCATTCCCGGCTGCAACAAGAGCTTCAGCACGAACGCCATCACGATGGGCAAGATGACGGCCGCGGCGAAATAGGCGACGACCAGGAGGGCGATGACCAAAAGACAGACCAGCACCAGCAATTTGACGTCGGATGTCAGCGGGCCTTTTTCGCCCGTAAGGTCCGGCGGCTCCAACGGTATCGTCTCGGTCGTCGGAACTTCAAATTTAACGATGGAATCTGACATCTGGCTTTGCACCAAATGCGCCGCGCAAATGCGCCGCGCAGGGATCGACGCATTCCAACTGCCAGCGAGGCGATTGGATCCATCCCGTCGACGATTTCTCCGACGCCATGAACGCCCGCTGATCGCGCCTTCGATCTCCCGAATTCGGATGGGCCTGTAATTGTGCACTGCAGCAACGTTTTGCCACAACGGGCGTTTACAGGGCACCCAGGCATCGTGCCGTTGCACCAAGGAACCCCATGCGAAAGCTATCAGACACTCTGACCCGTCTCTCGGCGCTGCGGGCGGTCCATAGCCCAGGCCAGGCAACGGACGTTTCGGATCGCCTGACGGATCTCGCCAGCTTCGGCAACAATCCCGGCGCCCTGCGCGCCCGGTTCCATGTCCCGGACGGATTGGCACCGGGCTCACCGCTCGTGGTGGTGCTCCATGGCTGCACCCAATCCGCCGCGGCCTATGACCATGGCTCGGGTTGGTCGACACTCGCCGATAGCAGCCGTTTCGCGGTGCTCCTCCCGGAACAGGTCCGGGCCAACAACGCCAATCTCTGTTTCAACTGGTTCGAGCCGGGCGATACGAAGCGCGGTTCCGGCGAGGCCCTGTCGATCCGGCAGATGATCGCGCAGATGGTGAAGGATCATGCGATCGACGAGCGGCTGATCTTCATCACCGGCCTTTCCGCCGGCGGCGCCATGACATCGGTGATGCTCGCGACCTATCCTGAGGTCTTTGCCGGCGGCGCCATCGTTGCCGGCCTCCCTTACGGCGTCGCCGAGTCGGTCCCGCAAGCCTTTGACCGAATGCGAGGTCATGGCGGTCCCTCCGGCCAGGCCCTTTCGCAACGTGTTCGGGAAGCATCGGGTCACGCAGGGCCGTGGCCGACGGTTTCGGTTTGGCACGGCACCGCCGACGCAACGGTGAGCCTGTCCAATGCCGGCGCCATCGTGGACCAGTGGCGCGGCGTGCACCAGTTACCGGCGAGCCCGACGCAGACTTCCATCGTGGATGGGCACCGGCGAAATGTCTGGCATGGTCCGGAAGGCCAGGAGCGCATCGAACTGTTCACGATCGACGGCATGGGCCATGGCACGCCCATCCGGGCCAGCGGGATGGATAGGCTCGGCCATGCGGGTCCGTTCATGCTCGACAAGGGGATTTCCTCCACGCGCCATATCGCCCGGGCCTGGGGCATCGCTTCGCCAGCCGAGGCGACCACCGCATCGCCGGCCGGGATCCGCCCGCTGGAACCCGCGGAATTCGCGCACACATCAGAAATGCCCCCGCCGGCCAGTGCTTCCGGCTCGCGCCAAGCGGAGGGGATGAGAGGATATGCCGTGCGGCCCGACGCCATACGTTCCGTCATCGAAAGCGCACTGCGGCAGGCTGGTCTCATGAAATAGCTGCGGAACGGTCAGCTCGCGACGGAACGAACGCCGCCCCATTAACACCTCATCAGCGTGTGGAACCAAAAGGCGGCCGACAGGGTTGGAAGCACACGAGGGCGTGCCGACAAGAAAATCTGCGAGCACGCTGTCGATCCCAAAACCCACAAGGAAGGAACGAAACGATGGCTGACAAGGATTTGA encodes:
- a CDS encoding ABC transporter ATP-binding protein, with product MLSVQDLSIGFRRPGGDLPAVDKISFDVREGETFVIIGESGSGKSLTGMSIAGLQPAASVTSGSIRFKERELLNRPDAELRRMRGREIGLIYQDPLGSLNPVWPVGDQIAEALRAHGLASGAAAARRAVEMLDRVRIPDPARVATAYPHEISGGMRQRAMIAMALIAGPSLLIADEPTTALDVTIKAQMLELLAELQREMALTIILITHDMGVVAEVADRILVMYAGRVAEIGDADAIMRRPSHPYTAALMTSAMISEAQPKQQLNAIVGVAPGLGSFPSGCHFHPRCPLAEDDCRSFVPPLRRLGDVALACHHPVGSDAAKLVEA
- a CDS encoding ABC transporter permease translates to MVNFLLKRFAWGILVLLLVAVITFFLSRVVPADPAAFLAGQNASEATVQKIRAEYGLDRPLTEQFASYMVGLAQGDLGESIRTRRSVSTDLAQYLPATLELLLVSFTIYLIASFSLAVMAARRPGGFVDGAIRLLTMVGTGIPVFWLGMALQFLFFYKLHWLPIGARFPIRETAPPVVTGFLIIDSMLAGSPSALFGTLKHLTLPALTIVINLLAVGTRLSRAALIQEQSRLYVRTARGKGLGPRTILYKHVLRNALSPILTATTMQFGYMISWVILVEVIFDWPGIGLYAYQSFQVFDYSPVIALAIVSTAGFVLINLLMDILYPIIDPRVQSVGS
- a CDS encoding AI-2E family transporter, whose amino-acid sequence is MSDSIVKFEVPTTETIPLEPPDLTGEKGPLTSDVKLLVLVCLLVIALLVVAYFAAAVILPIVMAFVLKLLLQPGMRALDRLGVPRSLSALLLIAAIFAVIVAVGAAISGPAASWAAKLPEGIDKLEERLRFLSRPIQTLQTFLHQFDGDTSNAAVGPTTSEVLLKGTQHFATGFFEMLLILFFLLMSGDTFLRRMVEIVPSFKDKRRVVELSQQVEENVSAYLVTITLMNAAVGIATGVAMWACGLGDPVLWGGVAFLLNYVPIMGPFAGIGIFLLAGLLTIDVLWQALLPAGLYFLIHIVEGEAVTPILLARRFTLNPVLVIISLIFWFWMWGVPGAVLAVPMLAITKIVCDGIKPLNPLGHFLEG
- a CDS encoding N,N-dimethylformamidase beta subunit family domain-containing protein is translated as MSQKKNDFVAPELGPLNLAPRRAQPMHADDHWHSKPWYEAPRGDPAWPEVYTYTNAISYDPGDEVVFHSSATAPAWTLEIYRDGAEPQTVHKADAIEGRHTPTPDDAYRNGCNWPVSHRWRLPDDLRSGFYRVVSTCARPDGGKFVQHHFFVVRPTARTRRARILMVLPTATWTAYNDFGGANHYFGIVGPERDLPSPVLSLERPWTRGIVWLPAGAPRICADPLPEMGDAPRYPMKEWAFANGFGQYYAAAGWAQYDRHFVVWAENEGYALDMITQTDLHYRPELLDDYPCVTIVGHDEYWTHEMRLAIEGYVERGGRLARFGANFLWQIRLEDEGRTQHCYKFKASVDDPVAGTDKAHLLTGAWEDRHVGWPGASTVGVNGLHGVYASWGGFAPRGQRGFTVYRPEHWVFEGTGLHYADIFGDKAHIFAYEVDGLDYTFRHGLPYPVPVDGQPESISILAMAPAVLAEDEPQGEGFRYYVRGSDHAGLVEGVTGDVTAAALTQYRYGSGMMVHMTRGAGEVVTAATCEWVMGLKRGDPFTQQITRNVLDRFTAG
- a CDS encoding peptidase S14, giving the protein MSETMNASDFQHPAVLLSGTVDYEMYKEFRRQLAAAPDKGVVVFELSTLGGDPEVARMMGEDVRYHSDLDPARHFVFLGKAAIYSAGTTFMSFFVRENRYLTRGTRLMVHERKLKKTLEIDGPLTTCGANVRATLNEIEASIAIQNEGFENLVRGSSVTMEEVLERAPYNWYIEAQEALNLGLIRAVL
- a CDS encoding ABC transporter substrate-binding protein → MKSLSGIAGTALLLMASAMGVNCAAAQDATTFVYADAGEPSTIDPAKANVNWEFTVTRNVYDRLVDFDLADPSKLLPALATEWKQDGKVWTFKLRDGVTFHDGSAFDANDVKATLDRLLKVGQGQSYLVDDIASVTVIDPKTVQIETKAPTVFLASNLSRIEMMSDEDIAKHGGEAGEAWFSENANGTGPYEFVAWTRGTQIELKRNDKWWGKFPEKPFDRVLDRFVTDGANRARGLEGGEFDLANFVPLDEALRIGSTSGFHLVEGNNLWAWPAIYLNMDLPPTNNKDFRNALVKAFDYNAMVQSFQGKAVVGRGPIPAWFPGSPEKDQPEIKTDLDAAKAALAASGITNAAMKCSVPAGFPEFRFAATILQASAAQIGVTVEIEELPFVEAITAIKTDKSNCFVLGNANLSPQDATKFFSAHYLKGGFYNSGKLNDAALAEIVAKLPTLSDPAERAALLKQASDIVVDSHYIIWPARPITVVPEPDRIGGYRIDPAEYINARFWELYSK
- a CDS encoding SMP-30/gluconolactonase/LRE family protein; this encodes MHRTPEIHVTGLGFPEGPVALPDGSIAFVDLLHAKVRAFGESGVREIATLPGAPNGMRRGADGYLYVANNGGIAPKSLEELNFAEPQIGGRIQRIAPDGSWSDFATVLPGGKPSRPNDLVFSPEGELVFTDPQNWEVLGSDTSAYLGGQLLAAAADGMVRPLATMTGFPNGLVFHPDGSLLVGITMEHRLVRFPWLGDHVGPMEEWCRLDDRFNPDGMVFHEDRLYLTGSGGDRVAILDTTGRLIEMIDTGPGSDPTNCCVHDGRLWLTLGIPGQLVSYPL
- a CDS encoding ABC transporter ATP-binding protein; its protein translation is MEPLLSLDGIVKTFTQKRGGKRDVQAVAGVSLTVGRGETVGLVGESGCGKSTLARLALKLIEPSAGRILFAGEDITAKHGRAMLPVRRRMQAVFQDPLASLNSRMTIAEILREPFDTHGIKLGAGLQPRIRELLSFVGMENTDTAKLPPQFSGGQLQRIAIARALALEPDIIVADEPTSALDPSIQAQIVNLLLFIQRQRQISYLIISHDLDVIGHVADRIAVMYLGTIIEQGPAAAIMASPWHPYTQALLSAAPTLAARRNPEWKRIVLTGDPPNPANVPTGCRFHPRCHLARDICRQVEPPLRPSEDGGRLIACHVAPEETAAKGQWIGQARLGVPATATA
- a CDS encoding ABC transporter permease, with translation MALLVILVLVAFTLVPGLIAPHDPVALAMVDRLKPPSFAHLFGTDEGGRDIFSRVVYGTRYSLGVAIAIVFASALFGVVYGAVSGMARGSIDNVMMRIVDLFFGFPALVLALAVAASIGRGLGSVALSLTIIWWPGYARLVRGEVLRLRERPHVEAARALGVSNLTILRRHILPFVAQEVNVRVTTDIGYALVAVTALSFLGLGANSPTPEWGLLIRDSRPYFGSAWWYLVFPGTMIMLTATAFSLIGDALAARRGG
- a CDS encoding extracellular catalytic domain type 1 short-chain-length polyhydroxyalkanoate depolymerase, with the translated sequence MRKLSDTLTRLSALRAVHSPGQATDVSDRLTDLASFGNNPGALRARFHVPDGLAPGSPLVVVLHGCTQSAAAYDHGSGWSTLADSSRFAVLLPEQVRANNANLCFNWFEPGDTKRGSGEALSIRQMIAQMVKDHAIDERLIFITGLSAGGAMTSVMLATYPEVFAGGAIVAGLPYGVAESVPQAFDRMRGHGGPSGQALSQRVREASGHAGPWPTVSVWHGTADATVSLSNAGAIVDQWRGVHQLPASPTQTSIVDGHRRNVWHGPEGQERIELFTIDGMGHGTPIRASGMDRLGHAGPFMLDKGISSTRHIARAWGIASPAEATTASPAGIRPLEPAEFAHTSEMPPPASASGSRQAEGMRGYAVRPDAIRSVIESALRQAGLMK